TTGCATTCCCAACTGAGAACGCTGTGCTACAGGGGTAGGGGCCTGCAACCCCGGGGCTGGCTGCACTCTTCTCCAAGCCTAGAGGGACACAGGGCAGAGGACAggcaggccacagcagggcagGACTGGGAACTTTAACCCTCATGGTGGAGGTAAGGAGACAGGCTCAGAGCAGGGAGGCTCTCCAGCAGGCCTCACTAGGACTGCCCCAGGCCTAGGGATCCCGGAGTCCTCCCTCCTGGGGCTCCAGTTTCAGTGTAGTCTGGGAACCAACCAACGTGGGCTTCCCTAGGGCTCTAGGTAGGAATGCAAATTCCCAGGCCACCTGGATCAGCAATGTGCTTGCTTTATTTTATGAGTGTGTGTGTCCATatactgtttattttcattttttaaaaaaattatttatttaaaaggcagagttatagggaaactgtgtgtgtgtgtgtgtgtgtgtgtgtgtgtgtgtgtgtgtgacaaagaGAGcgttgtctgctggttcattcctcaaacgccTGCTGtgcagatctctcatgtgggtagcaggaacccagaggcctgggccaacttctgctttctcccagaaatccattagcaggaacctggatcagaagcagaggtgggactccaTCCTGGCATTCCAATAAGGGATGCTGGGATGCAGGCGCCCCAAGCTGTGACCTaacctgccacaccccagcatCCATTCCAAGCAGCCAGGGTTTCAGAGCCCTCCGAATGATTCAGATGGACATTCAAGGTCAAGATTGCTGCCTGACACCCCTTtaggctcctcccctcccctggatTCTGAGCCCTGGGAGGGTGCATCTGATAATCTTGGggacctctgcctcctccctctccccttgccCCGCCCCAGTCTTACTCCACATAGGAGGCTGCTGTCTGATACTCCCAACCAGGGAGTGCCCACCCAGGCCAGTGCATGAAGCTCTTCCTCTGGAACTGGTGGGCATTGGTCCTGGTTCCTGGTACCCCTTGGCACAGCAGTCTGCCAGCCTCTCTCCACAGTCTTGCCCAGCCCGGCAGCCTGTGCCATGAGGTTCCCCAAATATGTGCAGGGGAACCTGTTCCCACCATGGGGTCCCTGGGGACACGGGGCAGCAGACACCGGCCCTTCTTGAGAAAATGCCTCAGGGAGCTGCTAATGTGGAATGTTCTCTGGCTTGTTTTAGTTACTGTGGTAAAGTCACATTCCTTCTGTGACTGCTCCGTTTAGTAATATCCTTGGGGAGGGCTGTGACGTGAGCTGTGACACTGATTCAGGGACTGAAAACAAAGACTGAGAAGGGCCACAGTGGTGAGAGCTTGCACCGGAAAGCAGTACCCAGCAGGGCTGCGGGGGGCGCCGTCGGGAAGGCTGCTGATTGCACAAGCCTCCAGAGCAGAGGCCAGTCTAAGGCCCTGGTGTGGGAGTGTGTTCACCGTGTGGGGGAGGATGTTTCTTCCTCCATCCTGCTCATCAACCTTGCTCCGGGTGGTACAGCACTTCAAATACATTTTGGCTCcaccattgtggcacagtggaaaagaaaaaagaaccaaaaaatacaaacaaacaaacaaaaaaaacccccaaCATGAGCTAAACTGCCTaggggagagagctggatggagttttaggtacctggctttggcctggcccagccccccgCCACCGTGACCaaattttgggggagtgaataaggagacctctctctccccttccctctatcactctgcttttctaagAAACAATAAATCCCTTTCAAAATGTTggaacctcaaaaaaaaaaaattcacattttactATTGGGAAGAtacttgtccaaggtcacgtCCCCAGGAGGAGGCCGTGCCGGTGTTGACCACTGCACTGCACTACCACACTGCTACAAAGACCTTGGCGCTGGCTCAGCAGCCTGGTCAGGGCTGTGGGTCCTTTCTCCCCAGCGAAGGGGGTGCATGCCCCTTTTTCCTTGTCTTTGGAAGAACAAGCCCAGAGGTAATTTCTTGCTGTTAAGGGTCTGGGTAATGGAAGCTTCTAGTGGGCTTATCCAGCCCGgccatacattttatttattcacaacAGGCCCCCTCAGCAAGAGCTGATTCAGTGCTGCACTCCACATTAAGCTTCTGGATGAGGGACTTCTATAGTAGACCTCAAAGGATGCCAGGCTGTAGGGGTGGCCCCCTGGCGCCACCACGCTTGGCAGCTTGGTCAGCAATGGACAGGAAAGAATCGAAGGACAGTGGAATGTCATCTCACATGATTCAGTTTCCCCCCATCTCTtaggaattcttttttaaagtgttcacctttttgaaaggtagagatctGAGATGGAGATAGGTCAgtagagatgttccatctgctgattcattccttgaATGGTTTCAACAGCCTGAtctcagccaggagcctggaactccatctgggtcttccatgtggctacaggggtccaagcattcgAGCCTTCTTCCGCTGCTTCTCTAGgtgcagtggcagggagctggatggaaagtagcgCAGCCGGGACTAAAACaaatgctctgatgtgggatctgaCAGGGCAGCAGGAGGCTTAAGCTACAagaccacaatgccggcccctctCCTAGGGTTTTGAGCCCGTTTTAAAAGCGgtgtagagtatcatcccggtcaaataaaagcactaatactctggcctcagaccagagagggtctacccaataagtagttggacttgactggactataagatgttggactccatgcttggcatatacttgcaaagagggaatttcaactgaacttgaactatggttatgcaacaaggtggaggaacccaccatgggggagggtggggggagaatcccagattctatgtaattacaacacaatgtaattaatgaataaatttaattaaaaaaaaataaaagcagtgtaGCCCTTGCCTGCAGCCTGCACCCAATTCTTCCCACAGGGAGAAAAGTGCCAGGTAACCCTTGCCTTTACCTGAGAGATGGGCATTGCAGCTGGAGGTCACAAAAGTGTTCAAGGCAGCACagagaaggggtgggggagggagggacgggAAGCAATAGGCAGCTTGGGGCCGTGGAAAAGCTGGATGGACTTCCTCCCTTGAGGATTACAGTGTTGGGGAGAGTATCCCAGGGACCGAGCGCGGCTGGGCACACATCCTCTTATTCATACACTTGTGTTACAGCCACTGTCCACAGCACACAGAGGCTCACCCTGGCATGCACACACCCACGAGCCCACGTGCACTGCTCTACAGTCTCCTCCATGCAAGGGGTAGGGGAAGCAGGGCACACCAGCGTGGATGGAGAGGAATGAGATTTGAGCACCAGTGTGACACGTGCCAGCTGTCCCCGCCctcaccaccccacccctgaCACGCAAGCATACCCACAATCTGGGGCTGAAAGCAATTTCCTCCCTCAACCTCACTCCATGCCTCtgcttggctgctgctgctctctcttcCACCTGCTACCAGGAGCTCACTGCTTGGGGATCCAGCATTCTGCACCCCCTCTGTGCTCAGGTAAGGAGATGGGGGCCAAAGGCAAGGGTTGCCCAGtactcccctctctcctcttcagACCCAACCTGGAAGGCACAGTTTTATCAGCAGAGAGGGCTCTTCCCAGTGACGATGGCAGAGGCCAGAGGGCACTGGATGCTCAGAAGAGGGGACTgcattttcccaggcacaatggTGAACCGTTGTCTTTTTTCAATATGCACAAACTGTGGGAGTGGCAAGATTTCACCAGCTGGCTTAGGGTAACTTACCCAAGTTCACCCCACCAGGAAGTGAGGAGCTGGGATTCAATTCCAGGCCTTAGACTCCTGAAGTTTGTATTCTCTTCTCCCAGCCGCTGCAATCCTGGGGGGTCACAGGACTGCCTCCTCGTAGCCCAAGGGCCAGGTCTGGATGGCTCCCGGGGTGCTGCAGGACTGTACTCTCCGGGCAGTCCTGGAGGGGTCCGATAGGGAGCAGCTGGACAGAAGGGACTGCTACTGGGCACAGGGGCAGCAGTCCCAGCCCCATGGCTGCCGCTGAAAAACTCTGGGCATGTTGCTGTGCTTCTCAAAACCTCAGTTTTCCCTTCTGAAATATGGGGTCTCATGAGAGTTAATCAGGGGGGTATTTGCTCTGCAAACCCTAGAACTTGGGAGTTATAGCCTAACCgttcccctcctgccctgcctgcagGTCCTTGGCTCCAGGGACTTGTCTGCCAGGGAGATGCCAGCTTGGTCTCTCAGGCGGCTACCCCAAAAGGACAGTGGTTGCTGGAAGGGAATGGACTTTTTCACCGtgattgaatttttttctcttcctcctcctcttcctccccattaTCTCTGAGCGAGGATAGAGCCCCAGCTGAGTGTTTCCTTTACATGGTTCTGTTGTTTGGGGGGACTCTGGGCCAGTGATGCACACATCTGAGCCCCGGTCTGCACCTCTGTAAAAGGGGTTGGAGGAGTGAGTGGTAGCACCTGTCTTCCAGACCCATGAACATGAGCATGCCTCTTGGGAGGAGTTGCTGCGATGTGGGGGTGTGCCATGGGTACCCAGCACCACCTAAGGGAGTCCTGATTTCCTTAGCTCTCACTGACCCTGGGGTGCTGGAGAAGGCTGTGAGCACACACGTCTGGGGTTGCACATACCTGCAGCTGCTGGACATCTCCCTGGTGAGCGAGCGTTGGCCAAGGGCATCGATGAAAgggcaggcaggagagagagctCTCGGCCCAGGAACTCCCAGAGCCCGCCCAgctccttcctcctgccctgctAGTGTCTTCTCCTTATCTCAGTTCCTCTCCCTACTAGCAGAGGAGGGGCTGGTTTCGCTTCTGGCAGTCAACACACCCAACTAGCCATCACCATGGATGCATCACAGGGCCTGGAAGGGTCTGTAGAGAGGCAGGATCTAGGGGTGCTGTGAGAAGGGGGTGCCCAGGCCAGCTGGACACTACTCCCCCACTGGGGTTGGGGTCAGGGGAAAGGAGGCCCCTCTGGCCGGCCTCAGCATCTCAGGTCGCTGAATGAAGCCGGGCTAGCACAGGCTTGCTCTGCACCTTCTGAATGTGTTAATATATTAACTCATTTAACTCTCCCCAAAAGCTGCCCTAGGTACCATGACAATTGACACCCAGGTCACCGGACAGGAAACGTGTCATGGGGTGGGGTGAAGGGTGATGGTTTAGTGCTTTGCCCAGCGTTgcagagggagaggtgggggcAGCCCAAACATTGTTCTCACCCAGCCGTCGCCTTCCTCTCCCCAACAGGCCCCTTTGCGCCATGTTGCCCAACGCCACTTTGAGTCCGCTCTGCCCCATCCTGGAGCAGATGAGCCACCTGAAGAGCCACAGCAACTCCAGCATGCGCTACATAGACCACGTGTCTGTGCTGCTGCACGGGCTggcaggggtgctgggcctgaTGGAGAACGGCCTCATCCTCTTCCTGGTGGGCTTCCGCATGCGCCAGACCGTGGTCACCACCTGGGTGCTACATCTGGCGATGTCCGACCTGTTGGCCGCCGCCTCCCTGCCCTTCTTCACCTACTTCCTGGCCGTGGGCCACTCGTGGGAGTTGGGCACCACCTTCTGCAAGCTGCACTCCTCCGTCTTCTTCCTCAACATGTTCGCCAGCGGCTTCCTGCTCAGCGCCATCAGCCTGGACCGCTGCCTGCAGGTGGTGCGGCCAGTGTGGGCGCAGAACCACCGCACGGTGGCCGCCGCACACAGACTCTGCCTGGTGCTGTGGGCCCTGGCAGTGCTCAACACTGTGCCCTATTTTGTTTTCCGCGACACCATCCCGAGGCGCGACGGGCGCATCATGTGCTACTACAATGTACTGCTCCTGAGCCCCGGGACGGATCGCGATGCTACGTGCAACAGGCGTCAGATGGCCCTGGCAGTCAGCAAGTTCTTGCTGGCCTTTCTGGTGCCGCTGGTCATCATCGCCTCCAGCCACGTGGCCGTG
The sequence above is a segment of the Ochotona princeps isolate mOchPri1 chromosome 4, mOchPri1.hap1, whole genome shotgun sequence genome. Coding sequences within it:
- the PTGDR2 gene encoding prostaglandin D2 receptor 2, producing the protein MLPNATLSPLCPILEQMSHLKSHSNSSMRYIDHVSVLLHGLAGVLGLMENGLILFLVGFRMRQTVVTTWVLHLAMSDLLAAASLPFFTYFLAVGHSWELGTTFCKLHSSVFFLNMFASGFLLSAISLDRCLQVVRPVWAQNHRTVAAAHRLCLVLWALAVLNTVPYFVFRDTIPRRDGRIMCYYNVLLLSPGTDRDATCNRRQMALAVSKFLLAFLVPLVIIASSHVAVSMQLRHRGRRRPGRFVRLVAAVVVAFALCWGPYHVFSLLEARAHTVPALRPLAWRGLPFVTSLAFFNSVVNPLLYVLTCPDVLRKLRQSLRTVLESVLQDDTDLDSDSRRRRRRASSTAISAYSSSSSSLRSRLPSPLCPTCFPGLWRGGRAATSEKDQEHFSN